One Kitasatospora sp. MAP12-44 DNA segment encodes these proteins:
- a CDS encoding Crp/Fnr family transcriptional regulator → MDDVLRRAALFAALDDEQAGELRASMTEVTLARGESLFHEGDPGDRLYVVAEGKVKLHRASPDGRENMLAVLGPSEMIGELSLFDPGPRTATASALTEVKLLGLGHGDLQPWLHARPEVSIALLRAIARRLRRTNDVMSDLVFSDVPGRVAKALLDLSRRFGVQSDEGIHVAHDLTQEELAQLVGASRETVNKALADFAGRGWLKLEARAVVLMDVERLSRRSR, encoded by the coding sequence GTGGACGACGTTCTGCGGCGGGCCGCGCTCTTCGCGGCTCTCGACGACGAACAGGCCGGCGAGCTGCGCGCTTCCATGACCGAGGTGACCCTCGCCCGTGGTGAGTCGCTCTTCCACGAAGGCGACCCGGGCGACCGGCTCTACGTGGTCGCCGAGGGCAAGGTCAAGCTGCACCGCGCCTCGCCGGACGGTCGCGAGAACATGCTCGCGGTGCTCGGCCCCAGCGAGATGATCGGCGAGCTCTCGCTCTTCGACCCCGGACCGCGCACGGCCACCGCCAGCGCCCTGACCGAGGTCAAGCTGCTCGGCCTCGGCCACGGCGACCTGCAGCCCTGGCTGCACGCCCGCCCCGAGGTCTCCATCGCCCTGCTGCGCGCCATCGCCCGCCGCCTGCGGCGCACCAACGACGTGATGTCCGACCTGGTCTTCTCGGACGTGCCCGGCCGGGTGGCCAAGGCCCTGCTCGACCTCTCGCGCCGCTTCGGCGTGCAGTCGGACGAGGGCATCCACGTCGCCCACGACCTCACCCAGGAGGAGCTGGCCCAGCTGGTCGGCGCCTCCCGCGAGACGGTCAACAAGGCGCTGGCCGACTTCGCCGGCCGCGGCTGGCTCAAGCTGGAGGCCCGCGCCGTCGTCCTGATGGACGTCGAGCGCCTCTCCCGCCGCTCGCGCTAG
- a CDS encoding MBL fold metallo-hydrolase — MTGLLPGDPADTVGGAATPRARCVLAPNPSPMTLDGTNTWLLAEPGSDRAIVIDPGPLDEGHLRHVIEIAERQGQRIAMTLLTHGHADHAEGAARFAELTGTEVRALDPAHRLGGEGLHGGQVIEVGGLELRVVATPGHTSDSLTFHLPADGAILTGDTVLGRGTTMVAHPDGLLGDYLDSLRRLRTLAAEHGVRTVLPGHGPVLADALGGVEYYLAHRAGRLAQVETAVEAGCRTAEQVVARVYADVDRALWPAAELSVLAQLRYLEDHGLI, encoded by the coding sequence GTGACCGGTCTGCTGCCCGGTGACCCCGCCGACACGGTCGGCGGGGCCGCCACCCCGCGGGCGCGCTGCGTGCTGGCGCCCAACCCGTCCCCGATGACCCTGGACGGGACCAACACCTGGCTGCTCGCCGAGCCCGGCTCCGACCGCGCGATCGTGATCGACCCGGGGCCGCTGGACGAGGGCCATCTGCGGCACGTGATCGAGATCGCCGAGCGGCAGGGCCAGCGGATCGCGATGACGCTGCTCACCCACGGCCACGCCGACCACGCCGAGGGCGCGGCCCGGTTCGCCGAGCTCACCGGTACAGAGGTCCGTGCGCTGGATCCCGCCCACCGGCTCGGCGGCGAGGGTCTGCACGGCGGTCAGGTGATCGAGGTCGGCGGCCTGGAGCTGCGGGTCGTCGCCACCCCCGGGCACACCTCCGACTCGCTCACCTTCCACCTGCCGGCCGACGGCGCGATCCTCACCGGTGACACGGTGCTGGGGCGGGGCACCACGATGGTCGCCCACCCGGACGGCCTGCTCGGCGACTACCTCGACTCGCTGCGCCGGCTGCGCACGCTGGCGGCCGAGCACGGGGTGCGGACGGTGCTGCCCGGGCACGGGCCGGTGCTGGCCGACGCGCTGGGCGGCGTCGAGTACTACCTGGCGCACCGGGCCGGTCGGCTGGCCCAGGTGGAGACCGCGGTGGAGGCGGGCTGCCGTACCGCCGAACAGGTGGTGGCGCGGGTCTACGCCGACGTGGACCGGGCGCTCTGGCCGGCCGCCGAGCTCTCCGTGCTGGCCCAGCTGCGCTACCTCGAGGACCACGGACTCATCTGA
- a CDS encoding NUDIX domain-containing protein: MAAHLPGPIPAALPMPPGWPARIRALAAGELTPPVPKPSATVVLLRDTADGPQAYLLRRRTSMAFAGGMYAYPGGGVDPRDAEAGPRWAGPSPQDWARRLGVDQATAQAVVCAAVRETFEEAGVLLAGPDADTMAPERDWSAERAALEAHELSFAEFCRANGLVLRSDLLGGWARWVTPAFEDRRYDTWFFVAALPPGQRAAREVGEADRVAWLTPAEAVQGYHEGRYGMLPPTLSVLRELLPYRTAHEALEASAARDLAPVLGRAELAGDRMTIRWSGYEELTIDGSYPEEGPQTDDPQ, from the coding sequence ATGGCTGCGCACCTTCCCGGCCCGATCCCGGCCGCCCTTCCGATGCCCCCCGGCTGGCCCGCCCGCATCCGGGCGCTGGCCGCCGGCGAGCTGACGCCGCCCGTGCCCAAGCCGTCCGCCACCGTGGTGCTGCTGCGGGACACCGCGGACGGGCCGCAGGCGTACCTGCTGCGGCGCCGCACCTCGATGGCGTTCGCGGGCGGGATGTACGCCTACCCGGGTGGCGGGGTCGACCCGCGGGACGCCGAGGCGGGCCCGCGCTGGGCGGGGCCGAGCCCGCAGGACTGGGCGCGCCGGCTCGGCGTGGACCAGGCGACGGCACAGGCGGTGGTCTGCGCGGCGGTCCGCGAGACCTTCGAGGAGGCCGGCGTGCTGCTGGCCGGCCCGGACGCCGACACCATGGCGCCCGAGCGGGACTGGAGCGCCGAGCGCGCCGCGCTGGAGGCCCACGAGCTCTCCTTCGCCGAGTTCTGCCGCGCCAACGGCCTGGTGCTGCGCAGCGACCTGCTGGGCGGCTGGGCGCGCTGGGTGACCCCGGCCTTCGAGGACCGGCGCTACGACACCTGGTTCTTCGTCGCCGCACTGCCGCCCGGTCAGCGGGCCGCGCGGGAGGTCGGCGAGGCGGACCGGGTGGCCTGGCTGACCCCGGCCGAGGCGGTTCAGGGCTACCACGAGGGCCGCTACGGCATGCTCCCGCCGACCCTGTCGGTGCTGCGCGAGCTGCTGCCGTACCGCACCGCGCACGAGGCGCTCGAAGCGTCGGCGGCGCGCGATCTGGCTCCCGTCCTCGGCAGGGCCGAGCTGGCGGGTGATCGAATGACGATCCGATGGTCGGGGTATGAAGAGCTGACCATCGACGGAAGCTACCCCGAGGAAGGACCTCAAACCGATGACCCACAATGA
- a CDS encoding RidA family protein has product MSKVESKLAELGLTVPEVAAPVAAYVPAIRSGEYVFTSGQLPMVGGKLRDTGKVGAEVTPEEAKELARICALNALAAVKSVIGDLDRIEQVVKVVGFVASAPDFTGQPGVINGASELLGLALGDAGVHARSAVGVAVLPLDAPVEVEIQVRVRD; this is encoded by the coding sequence ATGAGCAAGGTCGAGAGCAAGCTGGCCGAGCTCGGCCTGACCGTCCCCGAGGTGGCCGCGCCGGTCGCCGCGTACGTGCCGGCGATCCGCTCGGGTGAGTACGTCTTCACCTCCGGCCAGCTGCCGATGGTGGGGGGCAAGCTGCGCGACACCGGCAAGGTGGGCGCCGAGGTCACCCCGGAGGAGGCCAAGGAGCTCGCCAGGATCTGCGCGCTCAACGCGCTGGCCGCCGTGAAGTCCGTGATCGGTGACCTGGACCGGATCGAGCAGGTCGTCAAGGTGGTCGGCTTTGTCGCCTCCGCCCCTGACTTCACCGGCCAGCCGGGCGTCATCAACGGCGCCAGCGAGCTGCTCGGCCTGGCGCTCGGCGACGCCGGCGTGCACGCGCGCAGCGCGGTGGGCGTCGCGGTGCTGCCGCTGGACGCGCCGGTCGAGGTCGAGATCCAGGTCCGCGTCCGCGACTGA
- a CDS encoding DUF4177 domain-containing protein, producing MTKWEYVTVPLLVHATKQILDTWGEDGWELVQVVPGPNNPEQLVAYLKREKQA from the coding sequence ATGACCAAGTGGGAATACGTAACCGTGCCGCTGCTCGTCCATGCCACCAAGCAGATTCTGGACACCTGGGGTGAGGACGGCTGGGAGCTGGTCCAGGTCGTTCCCGGGCCGAACAACCCGGAGCAGCTGGTGGCCTACCTCAAGCGGGAGAAGCAGGCATGA
- a CDS encoding ArsA-related P-loop ATPase: MSGTQEPTDARGGPDWEGVRLHVVSGKGGTGKTTVAAALALALACDGRRTLLIEVEGRQGIAELFGIAALPYEERKIATVSPAKLGLPSTGGGTGEVFALAIDTEQALLEYLDMFYKLGRAGKALQKVGFVDFATTVAPGVRDVLLTGKACEAARRKGPDGRRAYDAVVMDAPPTGRLTRFLNVNSEVAGLARFGPIHSQAQAVMGVLKSPETAVHLVTLLEEMPVQETVDGFTELRAAGLPTGGVVVNMVRPPVLDAAAVAAVHGDHREEVALALVEAGLGGRSRTAATRRAAVEPLLDPLLDQAREHAERVALEHDQRADLGALELPTYELPLLSGGVDLGGLYRLAGELKAQGAA, translated from the coding sequence GTGTCAGGTACGCAGGAGCCCACCGACGCGCGTGGCGGCCCCGACTGGGAGGGCGTCCGCCTGCACGTGGTCAGCGGCAAAGGCGGCACCGGCAAGACCACCGTCGCCGCCGCGCTCGCCCTCGCGCTGGCCTGTGACGGGCGGCGCACGCTGCTGATCGAGGTCGAGGGGCGGCAGGGCATCGCCGAGCTCTTCGGCATCGCCGCGCTGCCCTACGAGGAGCGCAAGATCGCCACGGTCTCGCCCGCCAAGCTCGGCCTGCCCAGCACCGGCGGGGGCACCGGCGAGGTCTTCGCGCTGGCCATCGACACCGAGCAGGCGCTGCTCGAGTACCTCGACATGTTCTACAAACTCGGCCGGGCCGGGAAGGCGCTGCAGAAAGTCGGCTTCGTCGACTTCGCGACCACCGTCGCGCCGGGCGTCCGCGACGTCCTGCTCACCGGCAAGGCCTGCGAGGCGGCCCGCCGCAAGGGCCCGGACGGGCGCCGGGCGTACGACGCGGTGGTGATGGACGCGCCGCCGACCGGTCGGCTCACCAGGTTCCTGAACGTCAACTCCGAGGTGGCCGGGCTGGCCAGGTTCGGCCCGATACACAGTCAGGCGCAGGCCGTGATGGGCGTGCTGAAGTCACCTGAGACCGCGGTGCACCTGGTCACCCTGCTGGAGGAGATGCCGGTCCAGGAGACCGTGGACGGCTTCACCGAGCTGCGCGCGGCCGGCCTGCCGACCGGCGGGGTGGTGGTGAACATGGTGCGCCCGCCCGTCCTGGACGCCGCCGCGGTGGCCGCGGTGCACGGCGACCACCGCGAGGAGGTCGCGCTGGCGCTGGTGGAGGCCGGCCTCGGCGGCCGCTCCCGGACGGCGGCGACCCGTCGGGCGGCGGTCGAGCCGCTGCTCGACCCGCTGCTCGACCAGGCCCGCGAGCACGCCGAGCGGGTCGCGCTCGAACACGACCAGCGCGCCGATCTCGGCGCGCTCGAGCTGCCGACCTACGAGTTGCCGCTGCTCAGCGGGGGCGTGGACCTCGGCGGGCTGTACCGGCTCGCGGGCGAGCTGAAGGCGCAGGGGGCGGCATGA
- a CDS encoding ArsA family ATPase has translation MSSTDGNANELAVDALIDDPRTRIIVCCGSGGVGKTTTAAAIGLRAAERGRRTVVLTIDPARRLAQSMGLTELDNTPRPVKGAADPDGPGELHAMMLDMKRTFDEVVIAHADPERAKAILENPFYQSLSAGFAGTQEYMAMEKLGQLRSTGEWDLIVVDTPPSRSALDFLDAPGRLGSFLDGRIIRVLMAPAKVGGRGAMKFLNVGVGMVTGTLGKIFGSQLLTDLQTFVAAMDSMFGGFRERADRTYQLLKAEGTAFLVVAAPERDALREAAYFVDRLAADEMPLAGLVLNRVHGTGAPQLTAERAHAAAQALEENGADHDPRQADADVLAAGLLRLHAERMEVMARERRTRDRFVSVYPDVPIVEVPALAGDVHDLAGLRLIGRRLSGRADD, from the coding sequence ATGAGCAGCACGGACGGCAACGCCAACGAGCTGGCCGTCGACGCCCTGATCGACGACCCGCGGACCAGGATCATCGTCTGCTGCGGCTCCGGCGGGGTCGGCAAGACCACCACGGCGGCCGCGATCGGCCTGCGGGCCGCCGAGCGCGGCCGGCGCACCGTCGTGCTGACCATCGACCCGGCCCGCCGGCTGGCCCAGTCGATGGGCCTGACCGAGCTGGACAACACCCCCCGCCCGGTCAAGGGCGCCGCCGATCCCGATGGCCCGGGCGAGCTGCACGCCATGATGCTCGACATGAAGCGGACCTTCGACGAGGTGGTCATCGCGCACGCCGACCCCGAACGGGCCAAGGCGATCCTGGAGAACCCGTTCTACCAGTCGCTGTCGGCCGGCTTCGCGGGGACGCAGGAGTACATGGCCATGGAGAAGCTCGGCCAGCTGCGGTCCACCGGCGAGTGGGACCTGATCGTGGTGGACACCCCGCCCTCGCGCTCGGCGCTGGACTTCCTGGACGCGCCCGGCCGACTCGGCTCGTTCCTGGACGGCCGGATCATCCGGGTGCTGATGGCGCCGGCCAAGGTCGGCGGCCGGGGGGCGATGAAGTTCCTCAACGTCGGGGTGGGCATGGTCACCGGCACCCTCGGCAAGATCTTCGGCAGCCAGCTGCTGACCGACCTGCAGACCTTCGTGGCCGCGATGGACTCGATGTTCGGCGGCTTCCGTGAGCGCGCCGACCGGACGTACCAGCTGCTCAAGGCCGAGGGCACGGCCTTCCTGGTGGTCGCCGCACCCGAACGGGACGCGCTGCGCGAGGCGGCCTACTTCGTGGACCGGCTGGCCGCCGACGAGATGCCGCTGGCCGGACTCGTCCTCAACCGGGTGCACGGCACCGGCGCGCCCCAGCTCACCGCCGAGCGCGCGCACGCCGCGGCCCAGGCGCTGGAGGAGAACGGCGCGGACCACGATCCGCGGCAGGCCGATGCGGACGTGCTGGCGGCCGGTCTGCTCCGACTGCACGCCGAGCGGATGGAGGTGATGGCCCGTGAGCGGCGCACCCGGGACCGTTTCGTCTCGGTCTACCCCGATGTGCCGATCGTCGAGGTGCCGGCGCTGGCCGGTGATGTGCACGACCTGGCCGGGCTGCGCCTGATCGGCCGACGGCTGAGCGGCCGGGCCGACGATTAG
- a CDS encoding WhiB family transcriptional regulator: MGWVDDWSAQAACRTSDPDELFVQGAAQNRAKAVCSGCPVRTECLADALDNRVEFGVWGGMTERERRALLRRRPTVMSWRRLLETARTEYEESLATGVILSDYAQAG, from the coding sequence ATGGGCTGGGTAGATGACTGGAGTGCGCAGGCTGCCTGTCGCACGAGCGATCCGGACGAGTTGTTTGTTCAGGGGGCGGCGCAGAATCGCGCCAAGGCGGTGTGCAGCGGGTGTCCGGTGCGCACCGAGTGCCTGGCGGACGCGCTCGACAACCGGGTCGAGTTCGGTGTCTGGGGTGGGATGACCGAACGCGAGCGCAGGGCACTGCTGCGCCGACGACCGACCGTGATGTCCTGGCGGCGGCTGCTGGAGACCGCTCGTACGGAGTACGAGGAGTCGCTGGCGACCGGCGTGATCCTCTCGGACTACGCGCAGGCGGGCTGA